One Idiomarina loihiensis L2TR genomic window carries:
- a CDS encoding adenosine kinase — protein MKTIDVVGIGNALVDQEFEVSEDFLKKHDLKKGMMELIDEYAQNTLIAELSQLGELKKQSGGGSAANSLVAFAQFGGKAYYCCKVADDEAGMFYRQDLEKIGIETSLHQQKNPGTTGRCLVMVTPDAERTMRTHLGITADLSSAEIDDHAIAAADYLYIEGYLITSEIARGAIQHAKKVARENNTKLVMTCSDPAMVKFFRSGIDEILDGGVDLMFCNREEAELLTGKDDPQAALSVLLKQADTVAITLGKDGAVIANRERQVHIPGVPVKAIDTNGAGDMFAGAMLYGLTRNMSLEDAGRLASHAAAELVTEFGPRLNKDRQQQLIERVMSAQTA, from the coding sequence ATGAAAACCATTGATGTAGTCGGCATTGGCAATGCGCTGGTGGATCAGGAGTTTGAAGTCTCTGAGGACTTCCTGAAAAAGCACGATTTAAAAAAAGGCATGATGGAGCTGATTGATGAATACGCTCAAAACACTCTGATTGCAGAACTAAGCCAACTGGGCGAATTGAAAAAGCAAAGCGGCGGTGGCTCAGCAGCTAACTCGTTGGTGGCTTTCGCTCAATTCGGCGGCAAGGCCTACTACTGCTGTAAAGTTGCTGACGACGAAGCAGGCATGTTTTACCGTCAGGATTTAGAAAAAATAGGCATAGAAACCAGCCTTCACCAACAAAAGAATCCGGGCACTACTGGGCGCTGTCTGGTTATGGTGACTCCTGACGCCGAACGCACCATGCGTACTCATTTGGGCATAACGGCCGATTTATCTAGTGCGGAAATTGACGACCATGCCATTGCAGCGGCAGACTACCTTTATATTGAAGGTTATTTAATTACCTCAGAAATTGCGCGTGGCGCGATTCAGCATGCGAAAAAAGTGGCACGGGAAAACAATACAAAGCTGGTTATGACTTGCTCTGACCCTGCCATGGTGAAGTTTTTCCGTAGCGGAATTGATGAAATTCTGGATGGTGGTGTCGATTTAATGTTCTGCAACCGCGAAGAAGCAGAATTATTAACCGGTAAGGACGATCCTCAGGCGGCTTTATCCGTATTACTAAAGCAGGCCGACACGGTTGCTATTACTTTAGGTAAAGACGGTGCTGTAATTGCTAACCGTGAACGTCAGGTACATATTCCGGGCGTGCCGGTTAAAGCCATTGATACCAATGGTGCAGGCGACATGTTTGCTGGTGCTATGCTTTATGGTTTAACGCGTAATATGTCGCTGGAAGACGCTGGTCGTTTAGCCAGCCATGCGGCGGCGGAGCTGGTCACTGAATTTGGTCCCCGACTGAATAAAGACCGACAGCAACAATTAATTGAGCGCGTTATGAGCGCCCAAACTGCTTGA
- a CDS encoding cobalamin biosynthesis protein CobD/CbiB gives MNTELLTDIILSPVALALLALLAERWFPWPEQWHPFAVLRLMAAYMSGKVNRPNRPVGQQRLAGFLAWLTMSLLVLLPAAIVFAGAEVSLAIGWLILLVSLRQQPVSHAVKLADSHLQRGRKNAARAWLSRITWRDCDLLSEHGIAKTSIELRATSILEHRFTPLLFWFVGGPLAALGVRTLSELTQVWPVAQAKYRHFGLATHWLHTITHFLPSFILALAARFMALFQRNKFRLQPLKRNPLFSTILLSWLQSFSYCHRVSLGGPIQVQGIRIARQRFDGRPAELLIPRASRWQRQWQGFFIACLLIALFALFIYRP, from the coding sequence ATGAACACGGAACTTTTAACCGACATTATATTATCACCTGTTGCTCTGGCTCTGCTAGCTTTGCTGGCAGAGCGCTGGTTTCCCTGGCCGGAGCAGTGGCACCCCTTTGCCGTTTTGCGGCTAATGGCCGCCTACATGAGCGGCAAGGTTAACAGACCCAACCGCCCTGTCGGCCAGCAACGCCTTGCCGGTTTTTTGGCCTGGTTAACTATGTCACTGCTGGTATTACTGCCAGCGGCCATTGTATTTGCCGGTGCTGAAGTGTCTTTAGCTATTGGCTGGTTAATTTTACTGGTTAGCCTGCGTCAACAACCCGTCAGTCACGCCGTCAAACTAGCCGACAGCCATCTTCAGCGCGGCCGTAAGAACGCAGCCCGCGCCTGGCTAAGCCGCATAACATGGCGTGACTGCGATTTACTGAGTGAACACGGCATTGCCAAAACCAGCATCGAACTGCGCGCAACCAGTATTCTGGAGCATCGCTTTACACCTTTGCTCTTCTGGTTTGTTGGTGGGCCACTGGCGGCTCTTGGAGTACGAACCCTTTCTGAACTGACTCAGGTTTGGCCGGTTGCACAGGCAAAGTACCGACACTTTGGTCTGGCAACACACTGGCTTCACACCATCACGCATTTCTTACCTTCATTTATACTGGCCCTGGCAGCACGGTTTATGGCGCTATTTCAGCGTAATAAATTCAGGCTGCAGCCGTTAAAACGTAACCCTTTGTTCTCTACTATTTTGCTCAGCTGGCTGCAAAGCTTCAGCTATTGCCACCGGGTAAGTTTGGGCGGGCCTATACAAGTGCAGGGAATTCGTATCGCCAGACAACGTTTTGATGGACGACCTGCCGAGTTGTTAATACCGAGAGCTTCCCGCTGGCAAAGGCAATGGCAGGGCTTTTTCATTGCTTGTCTGCTTATTGCACTTTTTGCCTTGTTCATTTATCGACCCTGA
- a CDS encoding DUF2726 domain-containing protein, translated as MEIILLLFVVVLIAVAIIASRMSENYVPYPYKLKDVSLCTAQEDQFLTLLEKSVGDSFRIFTKVRLSDIVTVRSGLSSTARKDAHNKASQRILDYVLCDIHTMQVKAAIELEPGQSSLNQQKRNLFLKNTLAAAGLPFLRFKAKPGYRVAELHDYIHGKIRQAEHVRAAVPTNKDKNKQPIAA; from the coding sequence ATGGAAATTATCCTGTTGTTGTTTGTTGTAGTGTTAATTGCGGTGGCTATTATTGCCAGCCGAATGTCTGAAAACTATGTGCCCTACCCTTATAAGCTAAAAGACGTTTCCTTGTGCACCGCGCAGGAAGATCAGTTTTTGACTCTACTGGAAAAGTCCGTCGGTGACAGCTTTCGCATATTCACTAAAGTTCGGTTAAGCGACATTGTAACCGTACGCTCGGGCTTGTCCTCAACCGCACGCAAAGATGCCCACAACAAAGCCAGCCAGCGCATTCTAGACTATGTGCTGTGCGACATTCACACCATGCAGGTTAAAGCAGCTATCGAGCTGGAACCGGGTCAGTCATCACTGAACCAGCAGAAACGTAACTTATTCCTGAAAAACACCTTAGCCGCTGCCGGACTGCCGTTCCTGCGCTTTAAAGCAAAACCTGGTTATCGGGTTGCCGAGCTACACGACTACATTCACGGTAAAATCCGTCAGGCTGAACATGTACGCGCCGCGGTACCCACAAATAAAGATAAGAATAAACAGCCAATTGCCGCTTAA
- the folE2 gene encoding GTP cyclohydrolase FolE2 yields the protein MPTVMPDVANQTQAQTEGALDWVGMSNIEVPLMVAAAGVPERPVAAKVEAFVNLKNPKTKGIHMSRLYLLLDKMSTEGELSHDTLKQLLNDFIESHKDISDQAFIKFDFDYHLRRKSLISKKQGWKAYPVSLTGRYDAGQLKLELSVDVPYSSTCPCSAALARQLIQDAFSEKFAGQEQVDASIMHEWLGSTEGIVATPHSQRSVAEVKVALSDSVNDFPIVELIDAIEGALKTPVQAAVKREDEQEFARLNGQNLMFCEDASRRLQHQLNQMSNFRDFWLRVNHYESLHAHDAVSVTTKGVPGGYSA from the coding sequence ATGCCAACAGTTATGCCCGACGTAGCCAACCAAACGCAGGCCCAGACAGAGGGAGCTCTCGATTGGGTTGGCATGAGCAATATTGAAGTTCCATTGATGGTAGCAGCAGCCGGCGTACCAGAACGCCCGGTAGCAGCTAAAGTGGAAGCTTTTGTCAATTTGAAAAACCCGAAAACCAAGGGTATTCACATGTCTCGCTTGTATTTGTTGCTGGACAAAATGTCGACCGAAGGTGAGCTCAGTCACGATACTTTAAAGCAGTTGCTGAATGACTTTATCGAAAGTCATAAAGACATCAGTGATCAGGCCTTTATTAAGTTTGATTTTGACTATCACCTGCGCCGCAAATCACTGATTAGCAAAAAGCAGGGCTGGAAAGCGTACCCCGTCAGCTTAACCGGCCGCTACGATGCGGGTCAGTTAAAGCTGGAGTTGTCTGTCGATGTCCCTTATTCATCGACTTGCCCTTGCTCTGCGGCTTTAGCGCGCCAGTTAATTCAGGATGCCTTTAGCGAGAAATTTGCCGGTCAGGAACAGGTAGATGCCAGCATCATGCACGAGTGGCTGGGTTCCACCGAAGGTATTGTTGCAACACCGCACAGCCAACGTTCAGTTGCTGAGGTTAAAGTTGCCTTAAGCGACAGTGTTAATGACTTTCCCATTGTAGAACTCATTGACGCCATTGAAGGGGCTCTTAAAACACCAGTACAAGCCGCCGTTAAACGTGAAGACGAGCAAGAGTTTGCGCGTTTAAATGGACAGAACCTGATGTTCTGTGAGGACGCCTCGCGTCGCTTACAACATCAGTTAAACCAGATGTCGAACTTCCGTGATTTCTGGTTGCGGGTTAACCACTATGAGTCACTGCACGCGCACGACGCAGTGAGTGTCACGACCAAAGGTGTTCCCGGCGGTTACTCGGCGTAA
- a CDS encoding Hpt domain-containing protein: MAEKSAIDTELLQQYVDTLGVEGVNSTLATFDGIIQSYAQLLHQAAKSRNEDELRKQAHKVKGACGSVGLTELSKLMEKVEKDEWEWPVAERLLIEWADAVIPHRRQIDAWLAEHH; this comes from the coding sequence ATGGCAGAAAAATCGGCGATAGACACCGAGTTATTACAGCAATACGTCGATACCTTAGGCGTTGAAGGCGTGAATTCAACGCTGGCGACTTTTGACGGTATTATTCAAAGCTATGCGCAATTATTGCATCAGGCAGCTAAAAGCCGTAATGAAGACGAGCTACGCAAACAGGCGCATAAAGTTAAAGGTGCTTGCGGTTCAGTCGGTTTAACTGAGTTATCTAAGCTGATGGAAAAGGTTGAGAAAGACGAGTGGGAGTGGCCGGTAGCTGAGCGTTTATTAATTGAATGGGCCGATGCGGTTATTCCGCACCGACGCCAAATTGATGCCTGGTTAGCTGAGCATCACTGA
- a CDS encoding ATP-binding protein → MHTISLKRILIYIVLLVTSFALLVGFTVNIVSQVAQYQESLHDQALSYSRIVAGNAASSLVFNDNANEKQRLSSLENTSFIQHVHVYKMDETSNELTFFSSYNKKGLPPIPARFAKLDKLTTPQTNDNYIEVSQPVVLDDEVIGYVYLRGSLEQARLFMWRSIGIASVVFVLTLLLCWLITLRLRKTIVTPLDSVVDVISQVARDKNYSLRLAPSKLVEFDMMAHAFNTMLDRVQQHISRQRRAEEEASQLNTELERQVTQRTQALKESNSELLKTLEQLHQYQGQLVESEKMASLGDMVAGIAHEVNTPIGLSVTASTLLQDKLTIMQEKFDEKRISTSEFERFLSDCDENLQIIYRNLGRAADLVTSFKQVAVDQSSEIDRDIHIPSFMNDVLISVKPRRLDPEKFPIRISCPEGLTVRAKAGPLNQVLINLIVNSMIHAFEGYSSGRVDISFTMVGDDKLEMVYTDNGKGVPSDINRKIFDPFVTTKRGSGGSGLGLHLVYNLVTQVLGGNIHFFSEEKNGVEFIVRFPVTLVSNA, encoded by the coding sequence ATGCATACCATTTCACTGAAGCGCATACTGATTTATATCGTGTTGTTGGTCACCAGCTTCGCGCTTCTCGTCGGTTTTACGGTTAATATTGTGAGCCAGGTTGCACAATATCAGGAATCATTGCATGACCAGGCTTTGTCTTATTCCCGCATTGTGGCTGGCAACGCTGCCAGCAGCTTAGTTTTTAATGACAACGCTAACGAAAAACAACGCCTGAGTTCATTAGAGAACACCTCGTTTATTCAGCATGTTCATGTCTACAAAATGGATGAAACCAGTAACGAACTGACCTTTTTCTCGAGCTACAATAAAAAAGGCCTGCCCCCTATTCCGGCGCGGTTCGCTAAACTGGATAAACTGACAACACCGCAAACTAACGACAACTACATTGAAGTTTCTCAGCCCGTAGTACTTGACGATGAAGTCATTGGTTACGTGTATTTGCGTGGCTCACTGGAGCAGGCCCGCTTATTCATGTGGCGCTCAATTGGCATTGCCAGCGTGGTTTTCGTACTGACACTGCTACTTTGCTGGCTAATAACTTTGCGCTTGCGAAAGACTATTGTCACGCCATTAGACAGCGTAGTTGATGTGATTTCTCAGGTTGCCCGGGACAAAAACTATTCATTGCGCCTGGCGCCGTCAAAGCTGGTTGAATTCGATATGATGGCGCACGCATTTAACACCATGCTTGATCGTGTGCAGCAACACATTAGCCGGCAGCGCCGGGCCGAAGAAGAAGCCAGTCAGTTAAATACCGAGCTGGAACGTCAGGTTACTCAGCGTACCCAGGCACTAAAAGAATCCAACAGTGAGTTGCTTAAAACACTGGAACAATTGCACCAGTATCAGGGGCAACTGGTTGAATCGGAAAAAATGGCGTCACTGGGCGACATGGTGGCCGGTATTGCCCACGAGGTTAATACACCAATAGGTCTGTCAGTTACCGCTTCCACTTTGCTGCAGGACAAATTAACGATAATGCAGGAGAAATTCGACGAGAAGCGAATTTCAACCTCAGAGTTCGAGCGCTTTTTAAGTGATTGCGATGAAAACCTGCAAATTATTTACCGTAATTTGGGCCGGGCGGCGGATCTGGTTACCAGCTTCAAGCAGGTGGCAGTTGATCAGTCATCAGAAATTGACCGGGATATTCATATTCCGTCGTTCATGAACGATGTTCTTATTTCGGTTAAGCCCAGACGTCTGGACCCGGAGAAATTCCCTATCCGTATTTCATGCCCTGAAGGGCTGACTGTGCGCGCTAAAGCCGGACCGTTAAATCAGGTGCTTATTAACCTTATTGTCAATTCTATGATCCATGCTTTTGAAGGGTATAGCAGCGGACGAGTGGACATTAGCTTTACTATGGTAGGTGATGACAAGCTGGAAATGGTTTATACCGACAATGGTAAAGGTGTTCCCAGTGATATTAACCGTAAAATATTTGACCCTTTTGTGACCACCAAACGAGGTTCCGGCGGCAGCGGGCTGGGTCTGCATTTGGTCTACAATTTAGTGACTCAGGTACTGGGCGGAAACATTCACTTCTTTAGTGAAGAAAAGAACGGCGTGGAGTTTATTGTCCGTTTTCCTGTCACTTTGGTCAGCAATGCTTGA
- a CDS encoding class I SAM-dependent methyltransferase — MSAAILSMLGRQSAQPWANGSLLVIHPGGGELSALPNASAWSFHAGHAAYWKAAGRPVFCQIQPPNLSHYDGVLFLVAKEKELNQYLLEQLASLPTGTPVWFAGEKRSGIQPLMKHLPAWLQPPQKLASANHCLLFASERNEQVHQSASIEDYAKNITYELNQQQESFVTLPGVFSREHIDPATLLLLQHIKDLPKGRGMDFACGAGVIAKQLASVATELMACDVSPIAIAASEITLANEPVKTELRLADGIPDNAGQFDFIVSNPPFHTGQRTDYEIAREFISNARQHLNKQGVFRVVANRFLPWPEVIESVFGNCSVIADDGRYRVYHATCR; from the coding sequence ATGTCAGCTGCAATTTTATCCATGCTTGGGCGTCAGTCCGCGCAACCCTGGGCTAATGGCTCATTATTGGTTATTCACCCCGGTGGTGGCGAATTATCTGCCTTACCTAATGCCTCGGCCTGGAGTTTTCACGCGGGTCACGCGGCTTATTGGAAAGCAGCCGGGCGCCCGGTTTTTTGCCAAATTCAACCTCCTAACCTTAGTCATTACGACGGTGTTTTATTTCTGGTAGCAAAGGAAAAAGAGCTGAATCAGTATTTACTGGAACAGTTAGCGTCATTACCAACTGGCACTCCGGTATGGTTTGCCGGCGAAAAACGCTCTGGTATTCAACCTTTAATGAAACATTTGCCTGCCTGGTTACAGCCGCCGCAGAAACTGGCTTCGGCAAACCATTGCCTGCTTTTTGCCAGTGAACGCAATGAGCAGGTTCATCAAAGCGCCTCGATTGAGGACTACGCCAAAAACATCACTTATGAATTAAACCAGCAACAAGAGTCTTTTGTTACTTTGCCTGGCGTATTCAGTCGTGAGCATATTGACCCGGCAACTTTGCTGTTACTGCAACATATTAAGGATCTACCCAAAGGCCGCGGTATGGATTTTGCCTGCGGTGCGGGAGTTATCGCTAAGCAGTTAGCTTCAGTGGCCACTGAACTTATGGCCTGTGATGTGAGTCCTATTGCCATTGCTGCCAGTGAGATAACGCTGGCCAATGAACCAGTAAAAACTGAGTTGCGTTTAGCCGATGGCATACCGGACAATGCCGGACAGTTTGATTTCATTGTCAGTAATCCTCCGTTTCACACCGGACAGAGAACCGATTATGAAATTGCTCGTGAATTTATTAGCAATGCCCGGCAACACCTGAATAAGCAAGGTGTTTTTAGAGTCGTTGCGAACCGTTTCTTGCCCTGGCCAGAGGTCATTGAATCGGTGTTTGGCAACTGCAGTGTTATAGCCGACGATGGCCGTTATCGTGTTTACCATGCCACTTGTCGATAA
- a CDS encoding DUF342 domain-containing protein encodes MSSPVSFRVSERDVYISIDAGTPPSEVKADKLQQAWQASKFSAAKLLDPQMLLQTATKYAQHYSKDSNSSIPFQVAIAEIFDADLNLQVSDDDMKVTASGIVGYGGKALTQEIIIAKLKEKKITSGIQRKAIDALVEHTNEAPPGAELSVTVAKGKYPINGSNAKFKPLTDDARKRVLRPQLREDGTADMRDLGAEVTVDPDHPLLQKIPPSKGRAGFTVFGQELEARDGEDRDFKPGEGTRVSDTDANLIVADRTGMPSFSENSVQVDDVMQLNNVDVSTGHVKFKGSVIVTGNVSEGMKVTCSGDITVGGYVDSAELHAEGNITVRKGCIGHLIHSGDNAENDEDADEWIPDVSTKLIAGGSIWCAYAQYSYFEAQTGVNTDKQLTHCHVITKGPLAIGGEGRNARGKLIGGTIETCAHVYCGQLGAPAGTKTRIYWSLPPADPQSLEHLNSMRALLTKTLARVKVVQQGLNRCDKLEDGVKKLEYQKKLKIELRKLKTRIINTRTSIDSILEAFENHPVLRTMVSKEVFPGILFIFKEKSLRIKEHRNGTMFLLQDKQLRVDSLL; translated from the coding sequence ATGTCCAGTCCGGTCAGTTTCCGGGTTTCTGAAAGAGATGTGTACATCAGTATTGATGCCGGCACTCCTCCCTCAGAGGTCAAAGCAGATAAACTCCAGCAAGCCTGGCAGGCTTCTAAGTTTTCGGCTGCAAAATTACTTGATCCTCAAATGCTGCTACAAACTGCAACAAAGTACGCCCAGCATTACAGTAAAGACTCTAACAGCAGCATTCCCTTTCAAGTCGCTATTGCTGAGATTTTTGACGCCGATTTAAATTTGCAGGTAAGCGACGACGATATGAAAGTCACCGCCAGCGGTATTGTCGGTTATGGCGGCAAAGCCCTGACGCAGGAAATTATCATTGCCAAGCTGAAGGAAAAGAAAATTACCTCCGGCATTCAGCGCAAGGCTATTGACGCCTTGGTTGAACACACTAATGAAGCTCCACCGGGTGCTGAGTTGTCAGTTACTGTGGCAAAGGGCAAGTACCCTATCAATGGCAGTAATGCCAAATTTAAACCCCTGACAGACGATGCCCGCAAGCGCGTTTTACGTCCTCAGTTACGTGAAGACGGTACGGCAGACATGCGCGATTTAGGTGCTGAAGTCACGGTTGATCCTGACCATCCGCTATTACAGAAAATACCTCCGAGCAAAGGTCGCGCTGGCTTTACTGTTTTTGGCCAGGAACTGGAAGCCCGCGACGGTGAGGACCGCGACTTTAAACCCGGTGAAGGCACTCGTGTTAGCGATACCGATGCCAATTTAATTGTTGCAGACCGGACCGGCATGCCCAGCTTTAGCGAAAACAGCGTGCAGGTTGATGATGTTATGCAGCTAAACAACGTCGATGTATCAACTGGCCACGTTAAATTTAAGGGTAGCGTAATTGTCACCGGTAATGTCAGTGAAGGAATGAAAGTCACTTGTTCAGGCGATATTACGGTAGGTGGTTATGTCGATTCAGCTGAGTTACATGCCGAAGGCAATATCACGGTGCGTAAAGGTTGTATCGGTCATCTGATTCATTCAGGCGATAATGCTGAGAACGACGAAGACGCCGATGAATGGATACCGGACGTGTCCACCAAACTTATTGCGGGCGGCTCCATCTGGTGTGCCTATGCCCAGTATTCCTACTTTGAAGCTCAAACGGGTGTGAATACAGACAAACAACTAACCCATTGCCATGTTATAACAAAAGGCCCTCTGGCCATTGGTGGTGAAGGTCGTAATGCCCGCGGCAAACTCATTGGCGGCACTATTGAAACCTGTGCTCATGTCTATTGTGGGCAGTTGGGCGCGCCGGCCGGCACAAAAACCCGAATTTACTGGTCGCTGCCGCCTGCTGACCCTCAGTCGCTTGAGCATTTAAATAGTATGCGAGCGTTGCTGACAAAAACTCTGGCCAGGGTAAAAGTGGTACAGCAAGGGTTAAATCGTTGCGACAAACTGGAAGATGGTGTGAAAAAGCTGGAATACCAGAAAAAACTAAAAATTGAGTTACGCAAACTTAAGACCCGCATTATTAATACCCGAACCAGCATAGATTCAATACTGGAGGCTTTCGAAAACCACCCAGTTTTGCGCACTATGGTCAGCAAAGAAGTCTTTCCGGGTATTTTGTTTATCTTTAAAGAGAAAAGTCTGCGCATAAAAGAACATCGAAATGGTACAATGTTCTTACTTCAGGACAAACAACTACGAGTAGACAGCTTACTCTAA
- a CDS encoding Hpt domain-containing protein, with protein MSSNSAQIDFNRGLRHCDNQHSLYREVLNCYLEQFAPLLNTEDLLEDVEAARLKLHTLKSLSATIGATDLSLLAAQLFKDWQLKTYEQRIEAVTQVNAELAAVNEKIASYCNDVVPDD; from the coding sequence ATGAGCAGTAATTCAGCACAGATTGATTTTAACCGCGGTCTGCGCCATTGTGACAATCAGCACAGCCTCTACCGGGAAGTGCTGAACTGTTATCTGGAACAGTTTGCTCCTTTGCTGAATACAGAGGACTTATTAGAAGATGTTGAAGCGGCCCGCTTAAAGTTACATACGTTAAAAAGTTTAAGTGCTACTATTGGCGCGACTGACTTGAGCCTTTTGGCTGCACAACTTTTCAAAGACTGGCAGTTAAAGACTTACGAACAGCGCATTGAAGCAGTTACACAAGTTAACGCTGAATTAGCCGCAGTGAATGAAAAAATAGCAAGCTACTGTAATGATGTTGTCCCGGACGATTAA
- a CDS encoding succinylglutamate desuccinylase/aspartoacylase family protein, with the protein MNGFELAGQWVEPGSHQHITLPALRLYNDAPLDLRIDVFHGTKPGPVLLICAAIHGDELNGIEVCRRLINTTDARTLSGTLVVVPIVNLFGFIQQSRYLPDRRDLNRCFPGSERGALGSRMAYLFSEELVKKSTHIVDLHTGAIHRSNLPQIRVDVENEKALAMAKVFSTPVILHSKERDGSLRALANELGIPLILYEAGEGLRFDEASISAGVIGVENVMKHLKMMKGRRRGRRITPVIARRSTWVRAERDGLIIPKVELGQTIQKQQVLALSVNPHGGEGDAIESPVRGIIIGCSNIPVANEGEALFNVAQFDKDAMSDATESVDSFTEVYENKPYEQ; encoded by the coding sequence ATGAACGGTTTTGAACTGGCTGGACAATGGGTAGAGCCGGGATCGCATCAGCATATAACTCTGCCCGCGTTGCGTTTATATAACGACGCACCGCTGGACTTACGCATAGATGTGTTTCATGGCACAAAGCCCGGACCGGTATTGCTGATTTGCGCGGCTATTCATGGTGATGAGCTGAACGGCATTGAAGTTTGCCGACGCTTAATTAATACCACCGACGCCCGCACGCTCAGCGGCACTTTAGTCGTGGTGCCTATTGTTAACTTATTTGGGTTTATTCAGCAGTCTCGATACTTGCCTGACCGGCGTGATTTAAACCGTTGCTTTCCCGGCTCGGAACGCGGTGCTCTGGGAAGTCGTATGGCGTATTTGTTCAGTGAAGAGCTGGTCAAAAAGTCGACCCACATTGTGGACTTGCACACGGGAGCTATTCACCGCAGTAACCTGCCGCAAATTCGGGTAGACGTTGAAAACGAAAAAGCACTGGCCATGGCGAAGGTTTTCAGCACGCCGGTTATTCTGCACTCTAAAGAGCGCGACGGTTCCTTGCGGGCTTTAGCCAATGAGCTCGGTATTCCTCTCATTTTATATGAGGCAGGTGAAGGACTGCGCTTTGATGAGGCCTCGATAAGTGCCGGCGTTATTGGTGTAGAAAACGTGATGAAGCATTTGAAAATGATGAAAGGCCGCCGTCGTGGTCGTCGTATTACACCTGTCATTGCCCGTCGTTCCACCTGGGTTCGGGCAGAACGCGACGGCCTTATTATTCCCAAAGTTGAGCTAGGACAAACCATTCAGAAACAACAAGTATTAGCCTTAAGCGTTAACCCGCATGGTGGCGAAGGCGATGCGATTGAATCTCCGGTACGCGGCATTATTATAGGCTGCAGCAATATTCCGGTAGCTAATGAAGGCGAAGCCTTATTCAATGTTGCACAGTTTGATAAAGACGCCATGTCGGACGCCACCGAAAGCGTTGATTCTTTTACCGAGGTTTACGAGAACAAACCTTATGAGCAGTAA
- the rimK gene encoding 30S ribosomal protein S6--L-glutamate ligase, whose product MRIAILSRNASLYSTRRLVEAAEERGHEVDVLNPLRCYMNINARESSIHKHGKELPHYDCVIPRIGASVTFYGTAVLRQFEMIGSYPLNESVAISRSRDKLRSLQLLSRKGIGLPTTGFASQPQDIPDLIDMVGGAPLVIKLLEGTQGIGVVLAETRQAAESVIEAFMGLHSNFMVQEYIKEAGGADIRCLVIGDKVIAAMKRQAKAGEFRSNLHRGGSASLVKLTPAERATAVKAAKTMGLNVAGVDILRSNHGPLVMEVNSSPGLEGIEQATEKDVASQIITFLEKNAKAHKTRTKGQG is encoded by the coding sequence ATGAGAATTGCGATTTTATCGCGTAACGCCTCACTTTATTCAACTCGCCGCTTAGTGGAAGCCGCTGAAGAGCGTGGCCACGAAGTTGACGTGCTTAACCCGCTAAGATGTTACATGAACATTAATGCGCGTGAATCATCCATCCATAAGCACGGCAAGGAACTGCCCCACTACGACTGTGTTATTCCGCGTATTGGAGCGTCAGTGACGTTTTATGGCACCGCTGTTTTGCGCCAGTTTGAAATGATAGGCAGCTATCCGTTAAATGAGTCGGTTGCCATTTCCCGTAGCCGCGACAAGTTGCGCTCACTGCAATTGCTGTCGCGAAAAGGCATAGGCCTGCCGACAACTGGTTTTGCCAGTCAGCCACAGGACATTCCTGACCTCATTGACATGGTTGGCGGCGCGCCGCTGGTTATTAAATTGCTGGAAGGTACTCAGGGCATTGGTGTGGTGTTAGCCGAAACCCGTCAGGCCGCTGAAAGTGTTATTGAAGCCTTTATGGGTCTGCACTCCAACTTTATGGTGCAGGAATACATTAAAGAAGCTGGTGGTGCGGACATTCGCTGTTTGGTTATTGGCGACAAAGTTATTGCAGCAATGAAGCGCCAGGCAAAAGCCGGCGAATTTCGTTCAAACCTGCACCGTGGCGGCAGCGCGTCGTTAGTTAAACTAACACCGGCTGAGCGCGCAACGGCGGTTAAAGCCGCTAAAACCATGGGGCTTAACGTAGCGGGTGTGGATATCTTACGCTCTAACCACGGGCCATTAGTTATGGAAGTGAACTCGTCACCCGGGCTTGAAGGTATTGAACAGGCAACCGAGAAAGACGTTGCGTCACAAATTATTACCTTCCTTGAGAAAAACGCCAAAGCGCATAAAACCCGTACCAAAGGGCAAGGATAA